The genomic window TATTAATTTACAGGCATTTGTGAGAGGTAGAGAATATAAGTAAATCTACGGAGAATGGAAATATGGAGAAAGTCCTTGCAATTAATCCCGGATCTACTTCCACAAAGATTGCTCTTTATGACGGGGATTCTGAATTGTGGGCAGAAAAAATATCTTACTCAAAAGAGAGAATAAGTGCTTTTGAAAAGATAACAGATCAAATGGATATGAGAAAATCTGACATTGAGAATGTTCTTAAAGAAAAGAATATTTCTGCCGGAGGCCTTGATGCTGTTGTGGGAAGAGGGGGGCCGTTTAAACCTCTTGCCAGCGGAACTTACAGGGTAACGCCTGCCTTGATTAAAGATGTTAAAGAAGGCAGGGTTCAGGCGGAACATATATCTAACATCGGCCCATTGCTTGCATTTGATTTGTCTGAGAAAGACGGGATACCGTCCTTTTTTGTAGATCCCGTATCTGTTGACGAATTTAATCCAGTTGCACGTTTTTCCGGAATTCCGGAGCTTGAACGGAAAAGCCTTGTTCATGCTTTGAACGTAAAGGCTACTGCACATAAAGAAGCCATGAGACTGGGAAAATCGCTTAATGAATTGAATTTTATTGTTGCCCATCTCGGAGGCGGGATATCTATATGCCCTGTGATGCAGGGAAAGATTGTTGATGCAAATAATGCCAATGAAGGCGGGCCATTTTCACCGGAAAGGGCAGGTTCTCTGCCCTCGTCTTCTCTTGTAAAGCTATGTTATTCCGGGAAATTTTCATACAATGAATTGAAAAAAAGAGTTGTCGGAAATGGGGGGCTTTCTGCATATCTCGGCACAAATGATCTTATGGAAGTTGTTGATAGAATCAGAGAGGGTGATTCTGAATCTGAGCTTGTTTTCGATGCAATGATTTATCAGATTGCAAAAGAGATTGGTGCTATGGCAGCTGTTTTAAGAGGAAAGATTGATGCTGTTATTCTTACAGGAGGAATGGCACGGGAAGAATTGCTGATAAAAAAACTTGAACCACTTATATCCTTTCTTGGACCTGTTAAAGTTTATCCGGGCGAAAATGAGATGGAGTCGCTTGTAATGGGGGTACTAAGAGTGCTCAGGAAAGAAGAAAAGGAATTAATATATTAATTCTATATATTTTATAAATACTTGATGAAATAAGGAGATACAAGTTGGGAAAAGATTATAAGATTCTTGCTATAAACCCGGGCTCCACTTCAACAAAAATTGCTGTCTTTGAGAATGCGAAATGTTTATGTACTAATTCCATATCGCATTCTACAGATGAGATAGCAAAATTTCATAATATTGCAGATCAGTATGAATATAGAGCAAGACTTATTGAAGAACTGCTTGATAAAGAGAATGTAGATATAAATTCAATTGATGTTGTTGTGGGCAGGGGAGGTTTGTTGAAACCAATTCCCAGTGGTGCGTACAAGGTAAATGATAAAATGGTAGAAGAACTACGGTCTGCGAAGTATGGAGAGCATGCTTCAAATCTCGGAGCTATGATTGCATCCAAGATTGGGAAAGATATTGGAGTAGAAAGTTATATTGTAGATCCTGTTGTTGTTGATGAAATGGAACCGATTGCTAAAATATCAGGTATGCCTGAAATTCAGAGAAAATCGATATTCCATGCATTAAATCAGAAGGCAGTTGCAAGAAAGGCTGCAGGAAAACTCGGAAAAGATTACAGTGAGGTTAATCTTATAGTTACCCATCTCGGTGGAGGTGTTTCAGTAGGCGCTCATAAAAAAGGGCGTGTTATAGATGTTAATAATGCACTTTGCGGTGACGGGCCTTTTTCACCGGAAAGATCAGGCGGCTTGCCTGCGACCCAGCTTCTTGATCTTTTGCTAAGCGGACAGATGACCGAAAAAGAAATAAGAAAGCGGCTTATAGGTAATGGCGGGATTGTTGCGTATCTTGGGACAAACGATATGCGGAAGGTTGAAAACGATGTTAAAAATGGCGATGAGAAAGCAATTTTGTATCAAGAGGCAATGGCTTATCAAATAGCAAAAGAAATAGGATCATGTGCAGCTGTCCTTAATGGCGAAGTAGATGCGATAATTTTTACTGGCGGGCTTGCCTATGACGAGTTATTTATTAAAAAATTAGAGAAAAAAGTTGCATGGATCTCAAAGATTCTTGTGTTCCCCGGAGAAGAGGAGATGGAATCTCTTGCTTGTGGTGTGCTTAGAGTGGTTCGGGGTGAAGAAGAGCCCAGAGAATATACCGGCTGATAAAGCCGCAGGAGGGTATTTTGAAAATGATTGAAAGGCTTGATGAGCTTGTCAATGAAGTAAAGGACTCACCTACTAAAACAATTGCTGTTGCAGCCGGGCACGATTATGAGACTATGCTTGCTATTAACCGGGCTACAAATGAAAATGTTGTCCGCGCTGTACTGGTTGGTGACAAAAGTAGAATGGAACAGGTTGCAAAAGAGCATTCTATTGATCTGACCAAATTTGAAATTGTCAACATTGAAGATGAAGTTGAGGCTGCTGTTGAAGCCGTAAAGTTAGTCGGAAGCAAGAAAGCCGACCTTCTTATGAAGGGTTCTGTAAAAACCGCGGAATATATGAAGGCAATTCTTCACAGAGAATACGGGCTGCTTCCACCGGGAAGCCTTTTATGTCATATTGCAGCTCTTGAAATACCCACATATCATAAACTTTTAATAATTTCCGATGCAGCAATTATTCCGCTGCCTGATTTAACTCAGAAGATACAATTAATTAAATACACAACCGAGGTTGCAAGGTATTTGGGAATTGAATTGCCGAAGGTTGCTATTTTATCAGCAGTAGAAACTGTTAATCCAAGGATACCTTCATCGGTCGATGCTGCTATTATGACTTTGATGAATAGAAGAAATCAGATAAAAGGTGCAATACTTGACGGCCCTCTTGCACTTGATGTAGCTCTTTCAAAAGAGGGGTGCAGAATAAAAGACCTTGAGAGCCCTGTTGGCGGAGATGCAGATGTGCTTATTTTCCCAAATATTGAATCTGCAAACATTTTTTATAAAAGCTCAACAGTAATTGCCGGAGGAAAAACTGCTGCAGTAGTTGCAGGCACAACAGCTCCTGTGGTTTTAACTTCACGAGCTGATAATGATGATTCAAAATTCTATTCAATTGTTCTTGCTGCAAAACTTTCTGAAAAATAGATTTTTAATAAATGCCCGGTGTTGTATTATGTATAACCGGGCATTGGTACGTTTGCTGTTAATTTTAATGCGTTTTGATATTTAGAGGGATGATTTTATGGATACAAACGATAAATCCGGTTTAGGGCTGATTCATGTATACACGGGAAACGGCAAAGGGAAAACAACTTCTGCTCTCGGGCTTGGATTAAGGGCAACAGGCCATGGTTTCAGAGTACTAATGGTTCAGTTCATGAAGGGAGACCCGTCTTACGGAGAAGTTATAGCAGTAAGTAAAATAGATAATTTTAACCTTATCCAGTCAGGACTGCCCACATTTGTGAAAAAGGGAGAACCTTCCGAAGAAGACCTGAGCCTTGCAAAGGCAGGTTTTGAAAAATGTTATGAAGCCGTAACAAATGGAACCTATGATATTGTAATTATGGATGAGATAAATGTGGCAGTTAATTACGGATTAGTCCGGCTGCAAGACGTGCTGAGCCTTATTGATAAAAAATCAAAAAATGTTGAGCTGATTCTTACAGGCCGTTATGCAGATGAGAAAATTATTGAGAAAGCTGATCTCGTAAGTGAAGTGCAGGAAATTAAACATCCGTTTACAAAAGGTATTCCTGCACGCAGAGGAGTGGATTTTTAATTTTACAATTTAAGGAGGAGTCCATGCTTGGCAATTTTAATGAAATTTTAAATGCTGCAGTAAAACATGGAGGAAGAAAGATAGCAGTTGCAGGGGCAGAGGGTGCAGCAGTGCTCACTGCACTTAAGATTGCAAAGGAAAAAGGAATTGCAGAGCCAGTGTTAGTTGGTAATCAGAAAAAGATTGAAAAAATTGCCCAAGATGTTAACTTTGATATAAGTGGTGTTCTAATTTGCAATAAAGAAGATGAAACGGATGCTGCAGAAAAAGCTGTGGAGATCGTGGATAATGGTGAGGCCTCCGCTTTAATGAAAGGCAAGGTAAGTACTCCGGTTCTTTTAAAAGCTGTACTGAATAAGAAATATAATCTCAGGACAGGAAGGCTGTTAAGCCATGTAACTCTGCTTGAGCTGCCTGAATACCACAAATTGATGATTATTTCAGACGGGGGGATGGTAATATATCCGACACTTGAACAGAAAAAAGAGATTATAAAGAACAGTATTGAAGTTATACATAAACTCGGAATTGATAGGCCGAAAATAGCTGTTTTAGCAGCTATTGAAAAGGTGAATCCCGGCATGGTTGAGACTGAAGATGCGCAGGCTTTGGCAGAGATGGCTAAAACCGGTGAATTCGGCGATGTTATTCTTGAAGGCCCTCTTGCTATGGATGTTGCCATGTCCAGAGAAGCAGCGGAGATTAAAGGTATAAGCAGCAAAGTCAGCGGGGATCCTGATATATTGATTGTACCAAACATAGCGTGTGGAAATATTTTGGCAAAGAGCCTGATATATCTCGCAAAAGCAAGAATCGGCGGAGTAATTGCAGGTGCCAGGAAGCCTGTTATCCTGCTTTCACGGGCAGATAATGCAGAAACAAAGCTCAATTCTATTGCTCTTGGCGTTGCATCAAGCTGAAATTTCTTATAAGCATAAGGATAGTTTGAATGGTACAGGTAAACAGGGACTGCAAATTTTACAGGGGGGATATACCCTGCACTTTTCATAAATCCGAAGGTGTACACTGTTCGGAGTGCCCCTATTATACAAAGATCAGTAAAAAAATTCTTATTATTAAACTCGGCGCTATTGGCGATGTTATAAGGACAACTCCTCTGATAAGGAGATTTGAGAAAGAGTTCCCTGATGCGCAGATCCACTGGCTTACAAATTTTCCTGATGTTGTACCATCTTCTGTAGATTATATCTATTCCTTCAATCCAGAATCAATTGAAATTTTAAAGAACATGAAGTTTGACCTTCTCCTGAATCTGGATAAAGACCGCGAAGCATGTGCTCTTGCAAACAGAATTGATGCTGATGATAAAAAAGGATTTGTTTTAAAAGACGGATTTTGTTTTCCTGTTGATCAACCTGCTCATGATAAGTGGCTTACAGGATTGTTTGATGACCTTAATAAATTAAATACAAAGAGCTACCCTGAAGAAATTTTTGCAATGTGCGGATTGGAGTATAATAAAGAGGAGTACATTGTTGAGGTAGAGGATAAAATTGAGTGGAATATACCCGGAACAGGGAAAATAATAGGGTTAAACACCGGGTGCGGAGACAGATGGGAAACACGGTTATGGCCTGTTGAGCGCTGGGTAGAGCTGTCAAAATTACTTGCTGACAAGGGGTACAGAGTCCTTCTTTTGGGGGGAGGCCAGGAAGATGAAAAGAACAGATACATTGCAAAAGAGACAGGTGCAATATATTTGGGGCATTTCCCGATAAATAGATTTTTTACACTTGTTAACCAATGCAGCCTGGTTGTTACAGCTGTAAGTATGGCTTTTCACGTGGCTCTCGGGCTTGGCAAACGGATTGTACTTTTCAATAACATTTTTAATCCTAATGAATTTGAGCTTTTCGGCCGTGGTATAATAGTTCAGCCTGATGTGCCGTGCAGAGGGTGCTTCAAAGGAAGCTGTGACAAAGATTGTATGATTTTAATTAAGGCAGGCCAGGTATTGAACGCAGTACAGAAGTTAATTGAGCCTAAATAATCCTATCGCAAAAAGTGCTGTTTTTCCTGAAAACAAAAATATATGATTAAGCAAAAAGAAAATAAAATTTTAAAGCCAGGGGATTTTCTAATTGCTTTTGTACTGTTATGCATAAGCCTGGCATTTATGCTTATTCCAAAAGAAAAAGGCAGCACTCTTTATATTAAAGTAAACGAAAAGCTGGCAGCAGTTTATTCTCTTAATCAGGCGAAAGAGAAACATGTTACGGTTAAGGGCGCTGTAGGAGAGATGCATATCTGTATTGCTGATGGAAAAGCATGGGTAACAGATTCAGCATGTAAAAATAAATTATGCGTCAGGATGGGGAAGATAAGCAGAAACGGAGAAGTTATTGTATGTCTTCCAAACAGAGTTGTAATATCTGTCAAGAGCATAAAGGATAGAGAAATAGACGCAGTTACAATGTGAGCAGAAAAAATTGACAAAAAAAACAACAGAACTTGCAGTACTTACTGCAATCAGTACAATAATTTTTACAATAGAGAGTTTAATTCCCAGCCCTGTTCCTATGATCCGGATCGGACTGGCAAATGTTATTACATTGATTGTGCTTCAATCATGGGGGGTGAGTGAAGCCTTGACTGTTATGATATTAAGAATATTTTTGGGAAGTTTGCTGACAGGACGGCTATTTAGCCCGCTTTTTGTAATGTCCATAACAGGCGGTATTGCATCAACTTTTGTAATGGCAATACTGATTAAATATTTTCAAAAGAGTGTAAGCCTTGTGGGGGCAAGTATTGCAGGTGCAGCGGTACATAATATTGTACAGATTTATACTGCTAATCTCTTGTTCATAAAGAATATAGGCACCACATCAATCCTGCCTTTGTTTATTTTTTCATCAATAATTACAGGTACGGTT from bacterium includes these protein-coding regions:
- the buk gene encoding butyrate kinase, with translation MEKVLAINPGSTSTKIALYDGDSELWAEKISYSKERISAFEKITDQMDMRKSDIENVLKEKNISAGGLDAVVGRGGPFKPLASGTYRVTPALIKDVKEGRVQAEHISNIGPLLAFDLSEKDGIPSFFVDPVSVDEFNPVARFSGIPELERKSLVHALNVKATAHKEAMRLGKSLNELNFIVAHLGGGISICPVMQGKIVDANNANEGGPFSPERAGSLPSSSLVKLCYSGKFSYNELKKRVVGNGGLSAYLGTNDLMEVVDRIREGDSESELVFDAMIYQIAKEIGAMAAVLRGKIDAVILTGGMAREELLIKKLEPLISFLGPVKVYPGENEMESLVMGVLRVLRKEEKELIY
- the buk gene encoding butyrate kinase: MGKDYKILAINPGSTSTKIAVFENAKCLCTNSISHSTDEIAKFHNIADQYEYRARLIEELLDKENVDINSIDVVVGRGGLLKPIPSGAYKVNDKMVEELRSAKYGEHASNLGAMIASKIGKDIGVESYIVDPVVVDEMEPIAKISGMPEIQRKSIFHALNQKAVARKAAGKLGKDYSEVNLIVTHLGGGVSVGAHKKGRVIDVNNALCGDGPFSPERSGGLPATQLLDLLLSGQMTEKEIRKRLIGNGGIVAYLGTNDMRKVENDVKNGDEKAILYQEAMAYQIAKEIGSCAAVLNGEVDAIIFTGGLAYDELFIKKLEKKVAWISKILVFPGEEEMESLACGVLRVVRGEEEPREYTG
- a CDS encoding bifunctional enoyl-CoA hydratase/phosphate acetyltransferase codes for the protein MKMIERLDELVNEVKDSPTKTIAVAAGHDYETMLAINRATNENVVRAVLVGDKSRMEQVAKEHSIDLTKFEIVNIEDEVEAAVEAVKLVGSKKADLLMKGSVKTAEYMKAILHREYGLLPPGSLLCHIAALEIPTYHKLLIISDAAIIPLPDLTQKIQLIKYTTEVARYLGIELPKVAILSAVETVNPRIPSSVDAAIMTLMNRRNQIKGAILDGPLALDVALSKEGCRIKDLESPVGGDADVLIFPNIESANIFYKSSTVIAGGKTAAVVAGTTAPVVLTSRADNDDSKFYSIVLAAKLSEK
- the cobO gene encoding cob(I)yrinic acid a,c-diamide adenosyltransferase, which codes for MDTNDKSGLGLIHVYTGNGKGKTTSALGLGLRATGHGFRVLMVQFMKGDPSYGEVIAVSKIDNFNLIQSGLPTFVKKGEPSEEDLSLAKAGFEKCYEAVTNGTYDIVIMDEINVAVNYGLVRLQDVLSLIDKKSKNVELILTGRYADEKIIEKADLVSEVQEIKHPFTKGIPARRGVDF
- a CDS encoding bifunctional enoyl-CoA hydratase/phosphate acetyltransferase, with the protein product MLGNFNEILNAAVKHGGRKIAVAGAEGAAVLTALKIAKEKGIAEPVLVGNQKKIEKIAQDVNFDISGVLICNKEDETDAAEKAVEIVDNGEASALMKGKVSTPVLLKAVLNKKYNLRTGRLLSHVTLLELPEYHKLMIISDGGMVIYPTLEQKKEIIKNSIEVIHKLGIDRPKIAVLAAIEKVNPGMVETEDAQALAEMAKTGEFGDVILEGPLAMDVAMSREAAEIKGISSKVSGDPDILIVPNIACGNILAKSLIYLAKARIGGVIAGARKPVILLSRADNAETKLNSIALGVASS
- a CDS encoding glycosyltransferase family 9 protein; translation: MVQVNRDCKFYRGDIPCTFHKSEGVHCSECPYYTKISKKILIIKLGAIGDVIRTTPLIRRFEKEFPDAQIHWLTNFPDVVPSSVDYIYSFNPESIEILKNMKFDLLLNLDKDREACALANRIDADDKKGFVLKDGFCFPVDQPAHDKWLTGLFDDLNKLNTKSYPEEIFAMCGLEYNKEEYIVEVEDKIEWNIPGTGKIIGLNTGCGDRWETRLWPVERWVELSKLLADKGYRVLLLGGGQEDEKNRYIAKETGAIYLGHFPINRFFTLVNQCSLVVTAVSMAFHVALGLGKRIVLFNNIFNPNEFELFGRGIIVQPDVPCRGCFKGSCDKDCMILIKAGQVLNAVQKLIEPK
- a CDS encoding NusG domain II-containing protein, which encodes MIKQKENKILKPGDFLIAFVLLCISLAFMLIPKEKGSTLYIKVNEKLAAVYSLNQAKEKHVTVKGAVGEMHICIADGKAWVTDSACKNKLCVRMGKISRNGEVIVCLPNRVVISVKSIKDREIDAVTM
- a CDS encoding Gx transporter family protein codes for the protein MTKKTTELAVLTAISTIIFTIESLIPSPVPMIRIGLANVITLIVLQSWGVSEALTVMILRIFLGSLLTGRLFSPLFVMSITGGIASTFVMAILIKYFQKSVSLVGASIAGAAVHNIVQIYTANLLFIKNIGTTSILPLFIFSSIITGTVVGLSAIYSLKVVSLNTS